One part of the Sesamum indicum cultivar Zhongzhi No. 13 linkage group LG14, S_indicum_v1.0, whole genome shotgun sequence genome encodes these proteins:
- the LOC105176745 gene encoding mRNA cap guanine-N7 methyltransferase 1, which translates to MKRGYQESSSSGSYEPPHSKFKHNPEGDGRFLEDESTKIFAKKVADHYSARTNQTLEEREASPIIHLKKLNNWIKSVLIQLYAKRGDAVLDLACGKGGDLIKWDKARIGYYVGIDIADGSIEDCRTRYNGDADHHQRRKKFSFPARLICGDCFEVRLDKILAEDAPFDICSCQFAMHYSWSTEARARRALANVSALLRPGGIFIGTMPDANVIIKRLRQAEGLEFGNSVYWIRFDEEFEKKKFKSSSPFGIKYTFHLEDAVDCPEWIVPFHVFKALAEEHGLELVFVKNSHAFVDEYLKKPEFVELMRRLGALGDGKEDQSTLSPDEWEVAYLYLAFVLRKRGQPDQARGSSRRDKGKMHLSKEDISYIRS; encoded by the exons GTGATGGCCGATTTTTGGAGGATGAGAGTACTAAGATATTTGCAAAGAAAGTGGCTGATCATTACAGTGCAAGAACGAACCAGACTCTTGAAGAGCGAGAAGCAAGTCCTATTATTCACTTGAAGAAACTCAATAACTGG ATAAAGAGTGTCCTGATTCAACTATATGCTAAAAGAGGAGATGCGGTTCTTGATCTGGCTTGTGGGAAG GGCGGTGATCTCATCAAATGGGACAAAGCACGGATTGGTTATTACGTTGGTATTGACATAGCTGATGGCTCG ATAGAAGACTGCCGTACACGATATAATGGTGATGCAGACCATCACCAGCGCCGCAAGAAGTTTTCCTTTCCTGCCAGACTCATATGTGGAGACTGCTTTGAG GTTCGGCTGGATAAGATTTTGGCAGAAGATGCTCCATTTGATATTTGTAGCTGCCAG TTTGCCATGCATTACTCTTGGTCTACTGAGGCACGTGCTAGGCGAGCTTTGGCAAATGTGTCAGCTTTACTTCGGCCTGGAGGCATCTTTATTGGAACAATGCCAGACGCCaatgttataataaaaagGCTCAGACAAG CTGAGGGCCTGGAATTCGGTAACAGTGTATACTGGATACGTTTCgatgaagaatttgaaaaaaag AAATTCAAGTCTTCAAGTCCCTTTGGCATCAAATACACGTTCCACCTAGAG GATGCTGTTGATTGTCCTGAGTGGATTGTTCCTTTTCATGTCTTCAAGGCATTGGCTGAAGAG CATGGTTTGGAgttggtgtttgtcaaaaacTCTCATGCATTTGTGGATGAGTACTTGAAGAAACCTGAATTTGTTGAGCTCATGCGAAGACTAGGTGCTTTGGGTGACGGTAAAGAAGACCAAA GTACACTATCACCAGATGAATGGGAGGTGGCCTACTTATATTTGGCCTTCGTTTTGAGAAAG CGTGGGCAACCAGACCAGGCCCGAGGAAGTAGTAGACGGGACAAAGGTAAGATGCACCTGTCGAAGGAGGATATCTCGTACATCAGGTCATGA